In Nymphaea colorata isolate Beijing-Zhang1983 chromosome 13, ASM883128v2, whole genome shotgun sequence, one DNA window encodes the following:
- the LOC116266623 gene encoding rho GTPase-activating protein 5-like has protein sequence MTEVLQTHRFSSSPSSPFHSSDNGGGVGVQGHHAHLSSSNILVNSADLGQVSLEEEEEGCGDNTISFLALLVEAFRKSMVACKTEGKELCSMEIGWPTDVRHVAHVTFDRFNGFLGLPEEFEPEVPRRAPSASASVFGVSTESMQCSFDTRGNSVPTILLQMQRQLYDKGGLQAEGIFRINPENSQEEYVRDQLNKGVVPDNIDVHCLAGLIKAWFRELPEGLLDSLTPEQVMQSNAEADCVQLVRLLPSTKAALLDWAVNLMADVAQEEQQNKMNARNVAMVFAPNMTQVLDPLTALMHAVQVMNFLKMLILKTLRERQESVLQAAAFSTHSGPSNENGHHGSSQHCLSASAKGDEYQTEPETNELNNGTLVNDEDDGVGQEEKFGADVCRDTVEGCRMEKTSRCKPTNGGKLATSGSKTSTKGSCHRSRNVASARKGGKTVSRQNTVRTIAATAYEKSREPTIASRINSRTERVEAWR, from the exons ATGACAGAGGTGCTCCAGACTCATCGGTTTTCTTCATCCCCAAGCTCTCCTTTCCACTCATCAGACAATGGTGGTGGCGTTGGAGTGCAGGGCCATCATGCCCACTTGAGTTCGTCGAATATATTGGTGAACAGCGCAGATTTGGGACAGGTGAGtttggaagaggaggaggaaggctGTGGGGATAATACCATCTCCTTCTTGGCACTGTTGGTGGAGGCCTTCAGGAAGTCCATGGTTGCCTGCAAGACAGAAGGGAAGGAGCTCTGCTCAATGGAGATCGGGTGGCCAACGGACGTGAGGCACGTCGCCCATGTCACGTTTGATAGGTTCAATGGCTTTTTAGGGTTGCCTGAGGAGTTCGAGCCGGAGGTCCCCAGGAGGGCCCCTAGTGCCAG TGCAAGTGTCTTCGGAGTCTCTACAGAGTCCATGCAATGCTCCTTTGACACTAGGGGGAACAGTGTACCAACAATACTTTTGCAGATGCAAAGACAGTTATATGATAAAGGAGGACTTCAA GCTGAAGGAATATTTAGAATCAATCCAGAGAACAGCCAAGAGGAGTATGTCAGGGACCAATTGAACAAGGGCGTTGTACCAGATAATATTGATGTCCATTGTTTGGCAGGATTAATAAAG GCTTGGTTTAGGGAACTTCCAGAAGGGCTGTTAGACTCTCTCACACCTGAACAAGTAATGCAATCAAATGCTGAAGCAGACTGTGTCCAGCTTGTGAGGCTTCTGCCGTCAACTAAAGCAGCCTTACTGGATTGGGCTGTGAACCTGATGGCTGATGTTGCCCAAGAAGAGCAACAAAACAAGATGAATGCTCGCAACGTGGCTATGGTATTTGCTCCAAACATGACTCAG GTGTTAGATCCCTTGACTGCACTGATGCATGCAGTTCAAGTCATGAATTTTCTTAAAATGTTGATTCTGAAGACACTAAGGGAAAGGCAGGAGTCCGTTCTTCAAGCAGCAGCATTCTCAACCCACTCAGGACCTTCTAATGAGAACGGTCACCACGGTTCATCGCAACACTGTTTAAGCGCAAGCGCAAAAGGAGACGAATATCAGACGGAGCCTGAAACCAATGAGCTTAATAACGGCACTTTGGtcaatgatgaagatgatggtgTAGGTCAAGAAGAAAAATTCGGCGCTGATGTTTGTAGAGATACTGTTGAAGGATGTCGGATGGAAAAAACATCTCGGTGCAAACCAACTAATGGAGGAAAACTTGCTACAAGCGGATCAAAGACTAGCACTAAAGGCAGTTGCCATAGAAGCAGAAATGTCGCCAGTGCAAGGAAAGGTGGAAAAACGGTGAGCAGGCAAAACACTGTTAGAACAATAGCAGCAACAGCATATGAGAAATCAAGGGAACCAACCATCGCAAGCCGTATAAATTCAAGGACAGAACGTGTTGAAGCGTGGCGATGA